In Anopheles gambiae chromosome 2, idAnoGambNW_F1_1, whole genome shotgun sequence, a single window of DNA contains:
- the LOC5667793 gene encoding uncharacterized protein LOC5667793: MEDNTISMFMDVKLDIRERKLEFSHMKSWSRYFVRVEAVKCFPCYMRISFFSSPTDLTTDLIVRINIPGLTVQMATSRTKQHSYGLFWKNNRKRCCAYFALETQLLCERHLRWMKKSIRNLELYRQEMMQLRRASRTPMYEIRQEMQPLDPLADGAGAAGCGTDACDNMGIYQNLDNTQNIMDLQDILGPLPTVPVVVVAARTDSSAAHNWSRRVSGMSGIYEEIRDDLAAGNASRLSRASIASGIYEEMKLGPAGASEPIGEEISTPPPPLPPRKRLNTNEDFEELQRSYTAPEVELMKKKRHHWLRLESVFGRKRTTSTNSQDSAKKSTGRKESKADTKSPTAAAGPSSSSAVVHRDKVGQLRLVENKRNSFSSPDLSRLKVSDAPGGGRYDEDGGAGNVSCDNLSDGVGSCTSEFFLQPDIDYIEEDCCFGSSEYINMSGVSLSSEPPAAEGDKKQDHQREGFSTVLPDMRRLNISERVFEGFNGSVNSSTVNLVGCVAAIEGNGCETETSSLPQASHVERPPPPIRESELDGYLEMGPVGTGFNRRKLLDEAVIYRNNPVPAEGARLCGQQENEESIYMSMGGTEEKRLPEPIRSSSTSSSSSSSSGVSSASEQSYTNSQDGTAKHRCSVDDKIPSYYPNADLPRTPPSASGGKSKCGGAIVCSERDRMTTTPPAVTTLPRTVRSAQRVMPDATVEAHDRIQASFRTPKGNCRRLRTSHGTRLATKDAAPHAIECVSSGGSPKLYQKYATLARISSPPSSKCMDGGKQSLEANVESACGSPAAPTPASNTPVSKRFGSLPRFGKFDLSPLRMKINSVLQRHNSGNL; this comes from the exons ATGGAAGACAACACCATAAGCATGTTTATGGATGTAAAGTTGGACATCCGCGAAAGGAAGCTGGAGTTTTCCCACATGAAG tcctgGTCGCGGTACTTCGTGCGGGTCGAGGCCGTCAAATGCTTCCCGTGCTATATGCGCATCTCGTTCTTCTCCTCGCCCACCGATCTTACCACCGATCTGATCGTGCGGATCAACATTCCCGGCCTGACCGTACAGATGGCTACCTCGCGCACGAAACAGCACTCGTACGGGCTGTTCTGGAAGAACAACCGCAAACGGTGCTGCGCCTACTTCGCCCTGGAAACGCAGCTCCTGTGCGAGCGGCATCTGCGCTGGATGAAGAAATCGATCCGCAATCTGGAGCTGTACCGGCAGGAGATGATGCAGCTGCGGCGTGCCAGCCGAACGCCGATGTACGAGATACGGCAGGAGATGCAACCGCTCGACCCACTAGCCGACGGAGCGGGAGCGGCGGGATGTGGAACCGATGCGTGTGATAATATGGGCATCTACCAGAACCTCGACAATACGCAGAACATTATGGATCTGCAGGATATACTGGGCCCACTGCCTACTgtaccggtggtggtggtagcggcGCGGACGGACAGCAGCGCGGCGCACAACTGGTCCCGGCGCGTATCGGGCATGTCGGGCATTTACGAGGAAATTCGTGACGACCTTGCGGCCGGCAATGCATCGCGCCTATCGCGCGCATCGATCGCTTCCGGCATCTACGAGGAAATGAAGCTCGGCCCTGCCGGGGCTAGCGAGCCGATCGGGGAGGAGATTAgcacaccaccgccaccgttgcCACCGCGTAAGCGTTTAAATACGAACGAAGATTTCGAAGAGCTGCAGCGTTCGTACACCGCGCCGGAAGTGGAGCTAATGAAGAAGAAGCGTCACCACTGGCTACGGTTAGAGTCGGTGTTTGGCCGCAAGCGTACCACGAGCACGAACTCTCAAGATTCGGCCAAAAAGAGCACTGGCCGGAAGGAAAGCAAAGCGGACACAAAATCTcctaccgccgccgccggtccATCCTCCTCCTCTGCGGTGGTGCATCGCGATAAGGTGGGCCAGTTGCGGTTGGTCGAAAATAAGCGGAACAGTTTCTCCAGTCCCGACTTAAGCCGGTTGAAGGTAAGCGATGCACCGGGCGGCGGCCGGTACGATGAGGATGGTGGGGCTGGAAATGTTTCCTGCGACAATCTGTCCGATGGCGTTGGGTCGTGCACGTCGGAGTTTTTTCTGCAGCCCGATATCGACTACATCGAGGAGGACTGTTGCTTCGGGTCGTCCGAGTACATCAATATGTCCGGTGTGTCGTTATCGTCCGAGCCACCGGCAGCGGAAGGTGACAAGAAGCAAGACCACCAGCGGGAAGGTTTCAGTACAGTTCTACCGGATATGAGGCGCTTGAACATTTCGGAGCGTGTTTTTGAAGGATTTAACGGTTCGGTAAACTCATCCACGGTGAATCTGGTTGGTTGTGTGGCAGCGATCGAGGGGAATGGTTGTGAAACGGAAACCAGTTCGCTGCCGCAAGCATCCCACGTCGAGCGTCCTCCACCACCGATCAGAGAGTCGGAGCTAGATGGCTATCTGGAGATGGGTCCAGTCGGGACCGGATTTAACCGGCGGAAGCTGTTGGATGAGGCAGTAATTTATAGAAACAATCCAGTGCCAGCGGAAGGTGCGCGATTGTGTGGTCAGCAAGAAAATGAAGAATCCATCTACATGAGCATGGGGGGGACGGAGGAGAAGCGGCTGCCGGAGCCCATTCGATCCAGttctaccagcagcagcagtagtagtagcagcggcGTTAGCAGTGCAAGCGAGCAAAGCTACACCAACTCGCAGGATGGTACGGCAAAGCATCGATGCTCGGTGGATGATAAAATTCCGTCCTACTATCCGAACGCCGATCTACCCAGAACACCGCCCTCGGCGAGTGGTGGAAAGAGTAAATGTGGTGGTGCAATTGTTTGCAGTGAAAGAGATCGAATGACGACCACTCCACCCGCTGTCACCACGCTCCCACGAACGGTCCGATCGGCACAACGTGTCATGCCCGATGCAACGGTAGAAGCACACGATCGCATTCAAGCATCGTTCCGTACACCGAAAGGAAACTGCCGACGACTGCGTACATCACATGGCACGCGGCTTGCCACGAAGGATGCCGCTCCCCATGCGATCGAGTGTGTGTCGAGCGGCGGTTCACCCAAGCTGTACCAAAAGTATGCAACCCTTGCACGGATCTCTTCCCCGCCGAGCAGCAAATGTATGGATGGTGGGAAACAATCGCTGGAAGCCAATGTCGAAAGCGCATGCGGATCGCCAGCTGCTCCGACGCCGGCCAGCAACACACCGGTTAGCAAGCGGTTCGGATCTCTACCACGCTTCGGTAAATTTGATCTATCGCCTTTACGGATGAAAATTAACAGCGTGTTACAGCGGCACAACTCCGGCAATCTGTGA
- the LOC1269182 gene encoding uncharacterized protein LOC1269182: protein MCTSSAVYLALLVALTFLAAVSMVDGDAAAQPRQKRFLIFPRANPQRLQMIGGFGIPADIQLESVTMGYVFKSVYLLPWNSSHWIPPFLDRHELETERVLRRRAAVPTTMPPLVLAPQSHAKPPYERYDGQWQELDTESLPPPPPEQPGRSPHQQQHHSRWTFYRMLEQLFEQKGFDGRSCVLRAICEASEARFTHTSGLIGELLHIAFTPSATEDAVAEPHHSLYGQAETVPDSMSASSGQSVCAAMYAECSLSLLGSFSDVFA, encoded by the exons ATGTGCACCTCATCTGCAGTGTATCTGGCGCTTCTGGTTGCGCTTACCTTTCTCGCCGCCGTGTCAATGGTCGATGGCGATGCAGCAGCTCAGCCACGCCAAAAACGCTTCCTAATATTTCCCCGTGCCAATCCGCAACGTTTGCAGATGATCGGCGGCTTCGGTATACCGGCCGACATCCAGCTAGAATCCGTCACGATGGGGTACGTGTTTAAGTCGGTCTATTTATTGCCCTGGAACTCGTCCCACTGGATACCGCCGTTTCTCGATCGGCACGAGCTGGAGACGGAACGGGTACTGCGTCGGCGGGCAGCCGTACCAACGACGATGCCGCCACTGGTGTTGGCACCCCAGTCGCATGCCAAGCCGCCCTACGAACGGTACGATGGGCAGTGGCAGGAGCTGGACACTGAATCgttgccgccaccaccaccggaacAACCGGGACGCTCAcctcaccagcagcagcatcactcCCGCTGGACGTTCTATCGTATGCTGGAGCAATTGTTTGAGca AAAAGGTTTCGATGGTCGGAGCTGTGTGTTGCGTGCCATTTGTGAAGCATCGGAAGCACGCTTTACCCACACGAGCGGGCTGATCGGGGAACTGTTGCACATTGCCTTTACGCCATCGGCCACGGAGGATGCCGTCGCGGAACCGCACCATTCGCTGTACGGGCAGGCGGAAACGGTTCCGGACAGCATGAGTGCCAGCAGCGGTCAATCGGTTTGCGCTGCCATGTACGCCGAATGTTCGCTTTCGCTGTTGGGCTCGTTTTCGGACGTTTTTGCGTGA